The following coding sequences are from one Kogia breviceps isolate mKogBre1 chromosome X, mKogBre1 haplotype 1, whole genome shotgun sequence window:
- the ZFX gene encoding zinc finger X-chromosomal protein isoform X4 — protein MKENDVVDSDITVHNFVPDDPDSVVIQDVIEDVVIEDVQCPDIMEEADVSETVIIPEQVLDSDVTEEVSLAHCTVPDDVLASDITSASMSMPEHVLTSESIHVSDVGHVEHVVHDSVVEAEIVTDPLTADVVSEEVLVADCASEAVIDANGIPVDQQDDDKSNCEDYLMISLDDAGKIEHDGSSGMTMDAESEIDPCKVDGTCPEVIKVYIFKADPGEDDLGGTVDIVESEPENDHGVELLDQNSSIRVPREKMVYMTVNDSQQEDEDLNVAEIADEVYMEVIVGEEDAAAAAAAAAAHEQQIDDSEIKTFMPIAWAAAYGNNSDGIENRNGTASALLHIDESAGLGRLAKQKPKKRRRPDSRQYQTAIIIGPDGHPLTVYPCMICGKKFKSRGFLKRHMKNHPEHLTKKKYRCTDCDYTTNKKISLHNHLESHKLTSKAEKAIECDECGKHFSHAGALFTHKMVHKEKGANKMHKCKFCEYETAEQGLLNRHLLAVHSKNFPHICVECGKGFRHPSELKKHMRIHTGEKPYQCQYCEYRSADSSNLKTHVKTKHSKEMPFKCDICLLTFSDTKEVQQHALIHQESKTHQCLHCDHKSSNSSDLKRHIISVHTKDYPHKCDMCDKGFHRPSELKKHVAAHKGKKMHQCRHCDFKIADPFVLSRHILSVHTKDLPFRCKRCRKGFRQQNELKKHMKTHSGRKVYQCEYCEYSTTDASGFKRHVISIHTKDYPHRCEYCKKGFRRPSEKNQHIMRHHKEVGLP, from the exons ATGAAGGAAAATG ATGTTGTGGATTCAGACATAACTGTGCATAACTTTGTTCCTGATGACCCAGACTCAGTTGTAATCCAAGATGTTATCGAGGACGTTGTTATAGAAGATGTTCAGTGTCCAGATATCATGGAAGAAGCAGATGTATCTGAAACGGTCATCATTCCTGAGCAAGTGCTGGACTCAGATGTAACcgaagaagtttctttagcacATTGCACAGTCCCAGATGATGTTTTAGCTTCTGATATTACTTCAGCCTCAATGTCTATGCCAGAACACGTCTTGACGAGTGAATCCATACATGTGTCTGATGTTGGACATGTTGAACACGTTGTTCATGATAGTGTAGTAGAGGCAGAGATCGTCACTGATCCTCTGACAGCTGATGTAGTGTCAGAAGAAGTCTTGGTAGCAGATTGTGCCTCTGAAGCAGTCATAGATGCCAATGGGATTCCTGTGGACCAGCAAGATGATGACAAAAGCAACTGTGAGGACTACCTTATGATTTCCT TGGATGATGCTGGCAAAATAGAACACGATGGTTCCTCGGGAATGACCATGGATGCAGAGTCGGAAATCGATCCTTGTAAAGTGGATGGCACTTGCCCTGAAGTCATCAAGGTGTACATTTTTAAAGCTGACCCTGGAGAGGATGACTTAG GTGGCACTGTAGACATTGTGGAGAGTGAGCCTGAGAATGATCATGGAGTTGAACTACTTGATCAAAATAGCAGTATTCGTGTGCCAAGGGAAAAGATGGTTTACATGACTGTCAACGACTCTCAGCAAGAAGATGAAGATTTAA ATGTTGCAGAAATTGCAGACGAAGTTTATATGGAAGTGATTGTAGGAGAGGaggatgctgctgctgcagcggCAGCCGCTGCTGCACATGAACAGCAAATCGATGACAGTGAAATCAAAACTTTCATGCCAATAGCATGGGCAGCAGCTTACG GTAATAATTCTGATGGAATTGAAAACCGGAATGGCACTGCAAGTGCCCTCTTGCACATAGATGAGTCTGCTGGGCTTGGCAGACTGgctaaacaaaaaccaaagaaaaggagaagacctGATTCCAGGCAGTACCAAACAG cAATAATTATTGGCCCTGATGGACATCCCTTGACTGTCTATCCTTGCATGATTTGTGGGAAAAAGTTTAAGTCGAGAGGTTTTttgaaaaggcacatgaaaaaccATCCTGAACACCTTACCAAGAAGAAATACCGCTGTACTGACTGTGATTACACTACCAACAAGAAGATAAGTTTACACAACCACCTGGAGAGCCACAAGCTGACCAGCAAGGCAGAGAAGGCCATCGAATGCGACGAATGTGGGAAGCATTTCTCTCACGCTGGGGCTTTGTTTACTCACAAAATGGTGCATAAGGAAAAAGGAGCCAACAAAATGCACAAGTGTAAGTTCTGTGAATATGAGACAGCTGAACAAGGGTTGTTGAATCGCCACCTTTTGGCGGTCCACAGCAAGAACTTTCCTCATATATGCGTGGAGTGCGGTAAAGGTTTTCGTCACCCATCAGAGCTCAAAAAGCACATGCGAATCCATACTGGGGAAAAGCCGTACCAATGCCAGTACTGCGAATATAGGTCTGCAGACTCTTCTAACTTGAAAACGCATGTAAAAACTAAGCATAGTAAAGAGATGCCGTTCAAGTGTGACATTTGTCTTCTGACTTTCTCAGATACCAAAGAGGTGCAGCAACATGCTCTTATCCACCAAGAAAGCAAAACTCACCAGTGTTTGCATTGCGACCACAAGAGTTCGAACTCAAGCGATTTGAAACGACACATAATTTCTGTTCACACGAAGGACTACCCCCATAAGTGTGATATGTGTGATAAAGGCTTTCACAGGCCTTCAGAACTCAAGAAACATGTGGCTGCCCACAAGGGTAAAAAAATGCACCAGTGCAGACATTGTGACTTTAAGATTGCAGATCCGTTCGTTCTAAGTCGCCATATTCTCTCAGTTCACACAAAAGATCTTCCATTTAGGTGTAAGAGATGTAGAAAGGGATTTAGGCAACAGAATGAGCTTAAAAAGCATATGAAGACACACAGTGGTAGGAAAGTATATCAGTGTGAGTACTGTGAGTATAGCACTACAGATGCCTCAGGCTTTAAACGGCACGTTATCTCCATTCATACAAAAGACTATCCCCACCGTTGTGAGTACTGCAAGAAAGGGTTCCGAAGACCTTCAGAAAAGAACCAGCACATAATGCGACATCATAAAGAAGTTGGCCTGCCCTAA
- the ZFX gene encoding zinc finger X-chromosomal protein isoform X2, with product MDEDGLELQPQEPNSYFDATDVVDSDITVHNFVPDDPDSVVIQDVIEDVVIEDVQCPDIMEEADVSETVIIPEQVLDSDVTEEVSLAHCTVPDDVLASDITSASMSMPEHVLTSESIHVSDVGHVEHVVHDSVVEAEIVTDPLTADVVSEEVLVADCASEAVIDANGIPVDQQDDDKSNCEDYLMISLDDAGKIEHDGSSGMTMDAESEIDPCKVDGTCPEVIKVYIFKADPGEDDLGGTVDIVESEPENDHGVELLDQNSSIRVPREKMVYMTVNDSQQEDEDLNVAEIADEVYMEVIVGEEDAAAAAAAAAAHEQQIDDSEIKTFMPIAWAAAYGNNSDGIENRNGTASALLHIDESAGLGRLAKQKPKKRRRPDSRQYQTAIIIGPDGHPLTVYPCMICGKKFKSRGFLKRHMKNHPEHLTKKKYRCTDCDYTTNKKISLHNHLESHKLTSKAEKAIECDECGKHFSHAGALFTHKMVHKEKGANKMHKCKFCEYETAEQGLLNRHLLAVHSKNFPHICVECGKGFRHPSELKKHMRIHTGEKPYQCQYCEYRSADSSNLKTHVKTKHSKEMPFKCDICLLTFSDTKEVQQHALIHQESKTHQCLHCDHKSSNSSDLKRHIISVHTKDYPHKCDMCDKGFHRPSELKKHVAAHKGKKMHQCRHCDFKIADPFVLSRHILSVHTKDLPFRCKRCRKGFRQQNELKKHMKTHSGRKVYQCEYCEYSTTDASGFKRHVISIHTKDYPHRCEYCKKGFRRPSEKNQHIMRHHKEVGLP from the exons ATGTTGTGGATTCAGACATAACTGTGCATAACTTTGTTCCTGATGACCCAGACTCAGTTGTAATCCAAGATGTTATCGAGGACGTTGTTATAGAAGATGTTCAGTGTCCAGATATCATGGAAGAAGCAGATGTATCTGAAACGGTCATCATTCCTGAGCAAGTGCTGGACTCAGATGTAACcgaagaagtttctttagcacATTGCACAGTCCCAGATGATGTTTTAGCTTCTGATATTACTTCAGCCTCAATGTCTATGCCAGAACACGTCTTGACGAGTGAATCCATACATGTGTCTGATGTTGGACATGTTGAACACGTTGTTCATGATAGTGTAGTAGAGGCAGAGATCGTCACTGATCCTCTGACAGCTGATGTAGTGTCAGAAGAAGTCTTGGTAGCAGATTGTGCCTCTGAAGCAGTCATAGATGCCAATGGGATTCCTGTGGACCAGCAAGATGATGACAAAAGCAACTGTGAGGACTACCTTATGATTTCCT TGGATGATGCTGGCAAAATAGAACACGATGGTTCCTCGGGAATGACCATGGATGCAGAGTCGGAAATCGATCCTTGTAAAGTGGATGGCACTTGCCCTGAAGTCATCAAGGTGTACATTTTTAAAGCTGACCCTGGAGAGGATGACTTAG GTGGCACTGTAGACATTGTGGAGAGTGAGCCTGAGAATGATCATGGAGTTGAACTACTTGATCAAAATAGCAGTATTCGTGTGCCAAGGGAAAAGATGGTTTACATGACTGTCAACGACTCTCAGCAAGAAGATGAAGATTTAA ATGTTGCAGAAATTGCAGACGAAGTTTATATGGAAGTGATTGTAGGAGAGGaggatgctgctgctgcagcggCAGCCGCTGCTGCACATGAACAGCAAATCGATGACAGTGAAATCAAAACTTTCATGCCAATAGCATGGGCAGCAGCTTACG GTAATAATTCTGATGGAATTGAAAACCGGAATGGCACTGCAAGTGCCCTCTTGCACATAGATGAGTCTGCTGGGCTTGGCAGACTGgctaaacaaaaaccaaagaaaaggagaagacctGATTCCAGGCAGTACCAAACAG cAATAATTATTGGCCCTGATGGACATCCCTTGACTGTCTATCCTTGCATGATTTGTGGGAAAAAGTTTAAGTCGAGAGGTTTTttgaaaaggcacatgaaaaaccATCCTGAACACCTTACCAAGAAGAAATACCGCTGTACTGACTGTGATTACACTACCAACAAGAAGATAAGTTTACACAACCACCTGGAGAGCCACAAGCTGACCAGCAAGGCAGAGAAGGCCATCGAATGCGACGAATGTGGGAAGCATTTCTCTCACGCTGGGGCTTTGTTTACTCACAAAATGGTGCATAAGGAAAAAGGAGCCAACAAAATGCACAAGTGTAAGTTCTGTGAATATGAGACAGCTGAACAAGGGTTGTTGAATCGCCACCTTTTGGCGGTCCACAGCAAGAACTTTCCTCATATATGCGTGGAGTGCGGTAAAGGTTTTCGTCACCCATCAGAGCTCAAAAAGCACATGCGAATCCATACTGGGGAAAAGCCGTACCAATGCCAGTACTGCGAATATAGGTCTGCAGACTCTTCTAACTTGAAAACGCATGTAAAAACTAAGCATAGTAAAGAGATGCCGTTCAAGTGTGACATTTGTCTTCTGACTTTCTCAGATACCAAAGAGGTGCAGCAACATGCTCTTATCCACCAAGAAAGCAAAACTCACCAGTGTTTGCATTGCGACCACAAGAGTTCGAACTCAAGCGATTTGAAACGACACATAATTTCTGTTCACACGAAGGACTACCCCCATAAGTGTGATATGTGTGATAAAGGCTTTCACAGGCCTTCAGAACTCAAGAAACATGTGGCTGCCCACAAGGGTAAAAAAATGCACCAGTGCAGACATTGTGACTTTAAGATTGCAGATCCGTTCGTTCTAAGTCGCCATATTCTCTCAGTTCACACAAAAGATCTTCCATTTAGGTGTAAGAGATGTAGAAAGGGATTTAGGCAACAGAATGAGCTTAAAAAGCATATGAAGACACACAGTGGTAGGAAAGTATATCAGTGTGAGTACTGTGAGTATAGCACTACAGATGCCTCAGGCTTTAAACGGCACGTTATCTCCATTCATACAAAAGACTATCCCCACCGTTGTGAGTACTGCAAGAAAGGGTTCCGAAGACCTTCAGAAAAGAACCAGCACATAATGCGACATCATAAAGAAGTTGGCCTGCCCTAA
- the ZFX gene encoding zinc finger X-chromosomal protein isoform X1 — MDEDGLELQPQEPNSYFDATGADATHMDGDQIVVEVQETVFVSDVVDSDITVHNFVPDDPDSVVIQDVIEDVVIEDVQCPDIMEEADVSETVIIPEQVLDSDVTEEVSLAHCTVPDDVLASDITSASMSMPEHVLTSESIHVSDVGHVEHVVHDSVVEAEIVTDPLTADVVSEEVLVADCASEAVIDANGIPVDQQDDDKSNCEDYLMISLDDAGKIEHDGSSGMTMDAESEIDPCKVDGTCPEVIKVYIFKADPGEDDLGGTVDIVESEPENDHGVELLDQNSSIRVPREKMVYMTVNDSQQEDEDLNVAEIADEVYMEVIVGEEDAAAAAAAAAAHEQQIDDSEIKTFMPIAWAAAYGNNSDGIENRNGTASALLHIDESAGLGRLAKQKPKKRRRPDSRQYQTAIIIGPDGHPLTVYPCMICGKKFKSRGFLKRHMKNHPEHLTKKKYRCTDCDYTTNKKISLHNHLESHKLTSKAEKAIECDECGKHFSHAGALFTHKMVHKEKGANKMHKCKFCEYETAEQGLLNRHLLAVHSKNFPHICVECGKGFRHPSELKKHMRIHTGEKPYQCQYCEYRSADSSNLKTHVKTKHSKEMPFKCDICLLTFSDTKEVQQHALIHQESKTHQCLHCDHKSSNSSDLKRHIISVHTKDYPHKCDMCDKGFHRPSELKKHVAAHKGKKMHQCRHCDFKIADPFVLSRHILSVHTKDLPFRCKRCRKGFRQQNELKKHMKTHSGRKVYQCEYCEYSTTDASGFKRHVISIHTKDYPHRCEYCKKGFRRPSEKNQHIMRHHKEVGLP; from the exons gagctGATGCTACACACATGGATGGTGATCAAATTGTTGTGGAAGTACAAGAAACTGTTTTTGTTTCAGATGTTGTGGATTCAGACATAACTGTGCATAACTTTGTTCCTGATGACCCAGACTCAGTTGTAATCCAAGATGTTATCGAGGACGTTGTTATAGAAGATGTTCAGTGTCCAGATATCATGGAAGAAGCAGATGTATCTGAAACGGTCATCATTCCTGAGCAAGTGCTGGACTCAGATGTAACcgaagaagtttctttagcacATTGCACAGTCCCAGATGATGTTTTAGCTTCTGATATTACTTCAGCCTCAATGTCTATGCCAGAACACGTCTTGACGAGTGAATCCATACATGTGTCTGATGTTGGACATGTTGAACACGTTGTTCATGATAGTGTAGTAGAGGCAGAGATCGTCACTGATCCTCTGACAGCTGATGTAGTGTCAGAAGAAGTCTTGGTAGCAGATTGTGCCTCTGAAGCAGTCATAGATGCCAATGGGATTCCTGTGGACCAGCAAGATGATGACAAAAGCAACTGTGAGGACTACCTTATGATTTCCT TGGATGATGCTGGCAAAATAGAACACGATGGTTCCTCGGGAATGACCATGGATGCAGAGTCGGAAATCGATCCTTGTAAAGTGGATGGCACTTGCCCTGAAGTCATCAAGGTGTACATTTTTAAAGCTGACCCTGGAGAGGATGACTTAG GTGGCACTGTAGACATTGTGGAGAGTGAGCCTGAGAATGATCATGGAGTTGAACTACTTGATCAAAATAGCAGTATTCGTGTGCCAAGGGAAAAGATGGTTTACATGACTGTCAACGACTCTCAGCAAGAAGATGAAGATTTAA ATGTTGCAGAAATTGCAGACGAAGTTTATATGGAAGTGATTGTAGGAGAGGaggatgctgctgctgcagcggCAGCCGCTGCTGCACATGAACAGCAAATCGATGACAGTGAAATCAAAACTTTCATGCCAATAGCATGGGCAGCAGCTTACG GTAATAATTCTGATGGAATTGAAAACCGGAATGGCACTGCAAGTGCCCTCTTGCACATAGATGAGTCTGCTGGGCTTGGCAGACTGgctaaacaaaaaccaaagaaaaggagaagacctGATTCCAGGCAGTACCAAACAG cAATAATTATTGGCCCTGATGGACATCCCTTGACTGTCTATCCTTGCATGATTTGTGGGAAAAAGTTTAAGTCGAGAGGTTTTttgaaaaggcacatgaaaaaccATCCTGAACACCTTACCAAGAAGAAATACCGCTGTACTGACTGTGATTACACTACCAACAAGAAGATAAGTTTACACAACCACCTGGAGAGCCACAAGCTGACCAGCAAGGCAGAGAAGGCCATCGAATGCGACGAATGTGGGAAGCATTTCTCTCACGCTGGGGCTTTGTTTACTCACAAAATGGTGCATAAGGAAAAAGGAGCCAACAAAATGCACAAGTGTAAGTTCTGTGAATATGAGACAGCTGAACAAGGGTTGTTGAATCGCCACCTTTTGGCGGTCCACAGCAAGAACTTTCCTCATATATGCGTGGAGTGCGGTAAAGGTTTTCGTCACCCATCAGAGCTCAAAAAGCACATGCGAATCCATACTGGGGAAAAGCCGTACCAATGCCAGTACTGCGAATATAGGTCTGCAGACTCTTCTAACTTGAAAACGCATGTAAAAACTAAGCATAGTAAAGAGATGCCGTTCAAGTGTGACATTTGTCTTCTGACTTTCTCAGATACCAAAGAGGTGCAGCAACATGCTCTTATCCACCAAGAAAGCAAAACTCACCAGTGTTTGCATTGCGACCACAAGAGTTCGAACTCAAGCGATTTGAAACGACACATAATTTCTGTTCACACGAAGGACTACCCCCATAAGTGTGATATGTGTGATAAAGGCTTTCACAGGCCTTCAGAACTCAAGAAACATGTGGCTGCCCACAAGGGTAAAAAAATGCACCAGTGCAGACATTGTGACTTTAAGATTGCAGATCCGTTCGTTCTAAGTCGCCATATTCTCTCAGTTCACACAAAAGATCTTCCATTTAGGTGTAAGAGATGTAGAAAGGGATTTAGGCAACAGAATGAGCTTAAAAAGCATATGAAGACACACAGTGGTAGGAAAGTATATCAGTGTGAGTACTGTGAGTATAGCACTACAGATGCCTCAGGCTTTAAACGGCACGTTATCTCCATTCATACAAAAGACTATCCCCACCGTTGTGAGTACTGCAAGAAAGGGTTCCGAAGACCTTCAGAAAAGAACCAGCACATAATGCGACATCATAAAGAAGTTGGCCTGCCCTAA
- the ZFX gene encoding zinc finger X-chromosomal protein isoform X3, translating to MDGDQIVVEVQETVFVSDVVDSDITVHNFVPDDPDSVVIQDVIEDVVIEDVQCPDIMEEADVSETVIIPEQVLDSDVTEEVSLAHCTVPDDVLASDITSASMSMPEHVLTSESIHVSDVGHVEHVVHDSVVEAEIVTDPLTADVVSEEVLVADCASEAVIDANGIPVDQQDDDKSNCEDYLMISLDDAGKIEHDGSSGMTMDAESEIDPCKVDGTCPEVIKVYIFKADPGEDDLGGTVDIVESEPENDHGVELLDQNSSIRVPREKMVYMTVNDSQQEDEDLNVAEIADEVYMEVIVGEEDAAAAAAAAAAHEQQIDDSEIKTFMPIAWAAAYGNNSDGIENRNGTASALLHIDESAGLGRLAKQKPKKRRRPDSRQYQTAIIIGPDGHPLTVYPCMICGKKFKSRGFLKRHMKNHPEHLTKKKYRCTDCDYTTNKKISLHNHLESHKLTSKAEKAIECDECGKHFSHAGALFTHKMVHKEKGANKMHKCKFCEYETAEQGLLNRHLLAVHSKNFPHICVECGKGFRHPSELKKHMRIHTGEKPYQCQYCEYRSADSSNLKTHVKTKHSKEMPFKCDICLLTFSDTKEVQQHALIHQESKTHQCLHCDHKSSNSSDLKRHIISVHTKDYPHKCDMCDKGFHRPSELKKHVAAHKGKKMHQCRHCDFKIADPFVLSRHILSVHTKDLPFRCKRCRKGFRQQNELKKHMKTHSGRKVYQCEYCEYSTTDASGFKRHVISIHTKDYPHRCEYCKKGFRRPSEKNQHIMRHHKEVGLP from the exons ATGGATGGTGATCAAATTGTTGTGGAAGTACAAGAAACTGTTTTTGTTTCAGATGTTGTGGATTCAGACATAACTGTGCATAACTTTGTTCCTGATGACCCAGACTCAGTTGTAATCCAAGATGTTATCGAGGACGTTGTTATAGAAGATGTTCAGTGTCCAGATATCATGGAAGAAGCAGATGTATCTGAAACGGTCATCATTCCTGAGCAAGTGCTGGACTCAGATGTAACcgaagaagtttctttagcacATTGCACAGTCCCAGATGATGTTTTAGCTTCTGATATTACTTCAGCCTCAATGTCTATGCCAGAACACGTCTTGACGAGTGAATCCATACATGTGTCTGATGTTGGACATGTTGAACACGTTGTTCATGATAGTGTAGTAGAGGCAGAGATCGTCACTGATCCTCTGACAGCTGATGTAGTGTCAGAAGAAGTCTTGGTAGCAGATTGTGCCTCTGAAGCAGTCATAGATGCCAATGGGATTCCTGTGGACCAGCAAGATGATGACAAAAGCAACTGTGAGGACTACCTTATGATTTCCT TGGATGATGCTGGCAAAATAGAACACGATGGTTCCTCGGGAATGACCATGGATGCAGAGTCGGAAATCGATCCTTGTAAAGTGGATGGCACTTGCCCTGAAGTCATCAAGGTGTACATTTTTAAAGCTGACCCTGGAGAGGATGACTTAG GTGGCACTGTAGACATTGTGGAGAGTGAGCCTGAGAATGATCATGGAGTTGAACTACTTGATCAAAATAGCAGTATTCGTGTGCCAAGGGAAAAGATGGTTTACATGACTGTCAACGACTCTCAGCAAGAAGATGAAGATTTAA ATGTTGCAGAAATTGCAGACGAAGTTTATATGGAAGTGATTGTAGGAGAGGaggatgctgctgctgcagcggCAGCCGCTGCTGCACATGAACAGCAAATCGATGACAGTGAAATCAAAACTTTCATGCCAATAGCATGGGCAGCAGCTTACG GTAATAATTCTGATGGAATTGAAAACCGGAATGGCACTGCAAGTGCCCTCTTGCACATAGATGAGTCTGCTGGGCTTGGCAGACTGgctaaacaaaaaccaaagaaaaggagaagacctGATTCCAGGCAGTACCAAACAG cAATAATTATTGGCCCTGATGGACATCCCTTGACTGTCTATCCTTGCATGATTTGTGGGAAAAAGTTTAAGTCGAGAGGTTTTttgaaaaggcacatgaaaaaccATCCTGAACACCTTACCAAGAAGAAATACCGCTGTACTGACTGTGATTACACTACCAACAAGAAGATAAGTTTACACAACCACCTGGAGAGCCACAAGCTGACCAGCAAGGCAGAGAAGGCCATCGAATGCGACGAATGTGGGAAGCATTTCTCTCACGCTGGGGCTTTGTTTACTCACAAAATGGTGCATAAGGAAAAAGGAGCCAACAAAATGCACAAGTGTAAGTTCTGTGAATATGAGACAGCTGAACAAGGGTTGTTGAATCGCCACCTTTTGGCGGTCCACAGCAAGAACTTTCCTCATATATGCGTGGAGTGCGGTAAAGGTTTTCGTCACCCATCAGAGCTCAAAAAGCACATGCGAATCCATACTGGGGAAAAGCCGTACCAATGCCAGTACTGCGAATATAGGTCTGCAGACTCTTCTAACTTGAAAACGCATGTAAAAACTAAGCATAGTAAAGAGATGCCGTTCAAGTGTGACATTTGTCTTCTGACTTTCTCAGATACCAAAGAGGTGCAGCAACATGCTCTTATCCACCAAGAAAGCAAAACTCACCAGTGTTTGCATTGCGACCACAAGAGTTCGAACTCAAGCGATTTGAAACGACACATAATTTCTGTTCACACGAAGGACTACCCCCATAAGTGTGATATGTGTGATAAAGGCTTTCACAGGCCTTCAGAACTCAAGAAACATGTGGCTGCCCACAAGGGTAAAAAAATGCACCAGTGCAGACATTGTGACTTTAAGATTGCAGATCCGTTCGTTCTAAGTCGCCATATTCTCTCAGTTCACACAAAAGATCTTCCATTTAGGTGTAAGAGATGTAGAAAGGGATTTAGGCAACAGAATGAGCTTAAAAAGCATATGAAGACACACAGTGGTAGGAAAGTATATCAGTGTGAGTACTGTGAGTATAGCACTACAGATGCCTCAGGCTTTAAACGGCACGTTATCTCCATTCATACAAAAGACTATCCCCACCGTTGTGAGTACTGCAAGAAAGGGTTCCGAAGACCTTCAGAAAAGAACCAGCACATAATGCGACATCATAAAGAAGTTGGCCTGCCCTAA